A genomic region of Chloracidobacterium sp. contains the following coding sequences:
- a CDS encoding HD domain-containing protein: MAEHDHKLIHAFGALAELGQEVTNKNSFQETIRTSLHLLSGALGIMRGAVARYSRFGHELNMLAVRSLGDDFPLSLTLTPEDERQFLSCGLHPIEIRDAQVLPFFQIYDVSFGGRRLELFVPLVVRDEIVGAIFLGEKATGLPYTNYEKDIICAMGHHIGVAIAQRNLMAEIERQADENRRLFDEMRSTYNDTVKAFAAAIDCKDKYTEGHSVRVGRFSEIIASELGWGKEETEGAAVGGYLHDVGKLTVERRIINAPYRINAKESAELNKHPVVGYEILQPIHHPYADVPLAAKYHHERVDGRGYPDGLYDREIPYVAKIVTLADSFDAMTTDRPYKARRPAKEVIDDMRMNSGKQFAPEIVTAFLGGLLRELTGEARDRRFRRLLGRDYMEAEGLAGKIRATLNEMKPTTPMTYVAAAGIGDRPIH, encoded by the coding sequence ATGGCAGAGCATGACCACAAATTGATCCATGCGTTCGGGGCATTGGCCGAACTAGGCCAGGAGGTCACGAATAAGAACAGTTTTCAGGAAACGATACGCACATCACTGCATTTACTGTCGGGCGCTCTTGGGATCATGCGCGGTGCGGTAGCTCGATATTCGCGTTTTGGCCACGAACTGAACATGCTCGCCGTTCGTAGTCTTGGCGATGATTTTCCGCTGAGCCTAACGCTGACGCCTGAGGATGAGCGGCAGTTCCTCTCCTGCGGTCTACATCCGATCGAGATCCGCGACGCGCAGGTCCTGCCATTTTTTCAGATATACGACGTGAGCTTTGGCGGACGGCGGCTCGAACTGTTCGTGCCGCTTGTCGTTCGCGACGAGATCGTCGGAGCTATCTTTCTTGGCGAAAAGGCGACTGGTCTGCCTTACACAAACTACGAGAAGGACATCATCTGCGCCATGGGCCATCACATCGGCGTGGCGATAGCCCAGCGCAACCTGATGGCCGAGATCGAGCGGCAGGCCGACGAGAACCGGCGGCTGTTTGACGAGATGCGTTCGACCTACAACGATACGGTGAAGGCCTTTGCCGCGGCGATCGACTGTAAGGACAAATACACCGAAGGGCATTCGGTCCGCGTGGGCCGCTTTTCGGAGATCATCGCTTCCGAGCTTGGCTGGGGCAAGGAAGAGACCGAGGGCGCGGCGGTCGGCGGCTATCTTCACGACGTCGGCAAGCTCACCGTAGAGCGAAGGATCATCAATGCTCCGTATCGCATCAACGCAAAGGAATCGGCCGAACTCAACAAACATCCCGTGGTCGGCTACGAGATACTTCAGCCCATCCATCACCCGTATGCCGATGTGCCGCTTGCGGCGAAATATCATCACGAACGCGTCGATGGCCGCGGTTATCCCGACGGACTCTATGACCGCGAGATACCGTATGTTGCCAAGATCGTGACGCTCGCCGATTCGTTCGACGCGATGACGACCGACCGGCCGTATAAAGCACGCCGTCCGGCGAAAGAGGTCATCGACGATATGAGGATGAATTCCGGCAAACAGTTTGCCCCCGAGATCGTTACGGCATTTCTCGGCGGCCTGCTGAGGGAACTCACGGGCGAAGCCCGCGACCGCCGCTTCCGACGCCTGCTCGGCCGCGATTACATGGAGGCCGAAGGCCTCGCCGGCAAGATCCGCGCGACACTCAACGAAATGAAGCCCACCACGCCCATGACCTACGTCGCCGCCGCCGGCATCGGTGATCGCCCAATCCACTAG
- a CDS encoding STAS domain-containing protein has product MLSDSLSGAAVNAAVERPIIKAGDYLNKLTGEHIEYECRRKLDAGAREIVLDFGETELVNSIGISILLGIADVAAARGARIICSDVSEETIELFEMLGVTRHVTLA; this is encoded by the coding sequence GTGCTTTCTGATTCATTAAGCGGCGCCGCGGTCAATGCCGCAGTGGAACGGCCGATCATTAAGGCGGGCGATTATCTTAACAAGCTCACCGGCGAGCACATCGAATACGAGTGCCGACGAAAGCTCGACGCGGGTGCAAGAGAGATCGTTCTTGATTTTGGCGAGACCGAATTGGTGAACAGCATCGGCATATCGATACTTCTCGGAATCGCCGATGTTGCGGCGGCGCGAGGGGCAAGGATAATTTGCTCCGATGTAAGCGAAGAAACCATCGAACTGTTTGAAATGCTGGGCGTGACAAGGCATGTGACACTGGCGTGA
- a CDS encoding 3'(2'),5'-bisphosphate nucleotidase CysQ: MLKDELERAMSLALTVGLEIMAYYATEFVAEEKIGADDRVEPVTEADRRASKIIVDALAKDFPLDAVLSEEEPDDTARRLASKRVWIIDPLDGTAGFVKRDGDFSVQIGLAETGVPVVGVVYMPFHRSLMYAAKGTGAFLVRGDEAPQRLTASSTADLARLTLAMSRNHPSSRMGKIIDAFGFEKIHNRGSVGLKVGLIANRTCDIYIHPSPRTKLWDTCAPQIILEEAGGRFTDLFGESFKYDRRDLQNRNGILATNGTAHDAAIERLKPLLDEFGRVPHQY; this comes from the coding sequence ATGTTAAAGGATGAGCTAGAGCGGGCGATGTCACTCGCTCTTACGGTCGGCCTCGAAATAATGGCCTATTACGCGACTGAGTTTGTCGCTGAAGAAAAGATCGGGGCTGACGATCGAGTGGAGCCTGTCACTGAGGCAGACCGGCGTGCGAGCAAGATCATCGTCGACGCTCTCGCGAAAGATTTTCCGCTCGATGCCGTGTTGTCGGAAGAGGAACCTGATGACACTGCACGACGGCTCGCCAGCAAGCGCGTATGGATAATCGACCCGCTCGACGGAACGGCGGGCTTTGTCAAGCGAGACGGAGATTTCTCAGTGCAGATCGGCCTCGCGGAGACTGGCGTTCCGGTGGTCGGCGTTGTCTACATGCCGTTTCATCGTAGTCTCATGTATGCTGCCAAGGGAACAGGGGCATTCCTTGTGAGAGGTGACGAGGCCCCACAGCGTTTGACCGCATCGTCGACTGCCGATCTGGCGCGACTTACCTTGGCAATGTCGCGCAATCATCCGAGTTCCCGCATGGGCAAGATTATTGATGCCTTCGGTTTTGAAAAGATCCACAATCGCGGATCGGTCGGGCTTAAGGTCGGATTGATAGCGAACCGGACCTGCGACATATACATTCACCCTAGCCCGCGGACAAAGCTCTGGGATACATGCGCTCCACAGATCATCCTCGAGGAAGCCGGCGGGCGATTTACGGATCTATTTGGCGAGTCGTTCAAATATGACCGACGTGACCTGCAAAATCGTAACGGTATTCTCGCGACTAATGGAACTGCCCACGACGCAGCTATCGAACGGCTCAAGCCGCTGCTCGATGAATTTGGCCGAGTTCCACATCAGTACTAG